Part of the Oryzias melastigma strain HK-1 linkage group LG24, ASM292280v2, whole genome shotgun sequence genome, CCTTGTCCAACAGCTCGGACAGGAAAGACCATTGCCCCATCTTAGCTgcctgaggggaaaaaaaaacaaccaagaagGATCCATGAATTCACAGCTTCAGATGTGTCAGAATTGTCTGCCAACTAATAGAAgcttattttttcatgatgaatTAGTAACATTTTCAGACTGGTCAAATTTATAACATCTCCGTcagtgtttgttaaaaaaatgtaaatgatagtttaaatttgaaaagaacTGCAAACTACACTTGTTAATGTTGCAGATTTTGTTCCATTGAATTATTATATGATGGAAATCCACTGTGATGTTTGAAGTCAGGAAGCGTTCACGCCATCAATCTTCAAGCAAAAACCCAACAAGCTGTCTTTACAAAACGTGATTCTGTCAAATAGTTCATGATTGTCTCTTTGAAAAAATTTATTTCTACAACCCTACTAATAAACATAACCAGCTAGATTTGTATCAGATAAGATCAATACTTGATAAAGTAATTCTTAGAAAAACGCCTTACCTCAGTGATGAGCTCTGTCCGTCTCTGGACGATTTCTCTCACTTCCTCTCTTTATAATTCCTCCCAACTGCCTAATTTGTCCTCGATTCCTCCTTGAGAACGCCCCCACACAACGTGACAGTCGTGATGTTGAAATAAACGTCTTTGAGGTTTGAGATCAGTCATTTTCTATCAATGTAGGGAGTTGATGTGATCTTGAAATGGCTGGCGCTCCCCACGTGTTCCAGCTGTCCCACGAGCTCCACCCAAACCGGGGCAAACTGAATTCATGCTTGATCAGCTGGCTTCATGACGGGGCCTTCTGGGGTCCATCACAGGCTGACAGTGTCCCAATGTTCTTTGAGACAGAGCAGCCTTTAGTCCACAACAGTAATCTAAACTTTTATGATTTATGAActcaagacaaaacaaaaatatggcCAATACTAGAAGTGCTCATTTGAAGTCAAGTGATTTCCTTACACTGGTGTGGTGGGTGTGTCCCTTAGGTTTATAGTGGGGATTACAAGTAGAGTTCACCTGTTTTCTTGGGTGAAATGAACGCCAGATGAAGGAGGTACACCTGTTGCTGACCGCTTTTGATTCAGTTTTCGCTTTAgtccttgtgctctcttatggggtccagatgaccgaacacttatattgatgtgtgatccctcccatgaaaaaggtggacaggattttatatccGCCATGAACACCggggaagttaaaaaaaattcttgggaaaaaaaaggttagagtgctgtcttgtggggtccagatgaccccaattCTAATATAAACATTGATGCTATCACCCAAAATACTAACGCTAataaattagcataacaaatacacacaaataaatcaCCGTCAAAACATACGGACGTCTCCCATTTGCTCCCATCAGAAcatgtttaacccttgtgctatcctatcAACCCTTCGAGTTTTGTGCAGAATCAACGCTGTCTCCCCATTTGGACCCACGGTGATTGATGTCTGGCCATCGCCCATGTAGGTGCAGAACAGGCCCACCAGCCCTTCTGGAGTGTCCATATGATTTCTAATAATTGGACAGTGGCAGTAGGGTGGTAGCCCAGGGCAGGGGGGTGGCAGTCTGATACTGGCCAATCATTAGATGATTTTCTGGGCCTTGGAGACTCTATCAGTCAATTATCACGCTGCCATTTGACTGCCACTAGACTGCCACTCAAACCAACAAATGTGCCCGGGCGGGCATTGACTGATGCCAGATAAAATGTTTGATcgctgtaaaatgttatatttttcttaaaacctcaaaaatgcctcacccacaactcataggtgaatttctgatgaactacggccactctacagaaacaatgtcttagaaaatgacacaagtttctCGATTTTGGCTAATCATAATTgacataatcatagttaaaacatCACTGAGAATGCTTCAACAATAGATGATCAGTGTGGGATTTTTAAGAGACAGACACAACACATCTCTGGACCAATTAAAGACACGTAAAAGGAAGAGATTGTTGGATTGGAAAATGGGATTTGCAGAAAAACTTCCTCAATGTTTTTGCAGAGGTGTTGAATACGTGTAAGCATACGTGCAGTGGAGcattgtttctttgtttgaagTAACAGCTGTCACTATACAGTTTGATGACAGCAATTCCTCCTTATGGTTCAGTTTTAGGGAGGGTAAAATTCAGTTTGTAATGAAAACTATCCCTGTGGTCATCAAGTCACAATGTTTTCAGGAACTGAGAGTGATGAAGCATGCGCATCCTCCGCAACAGACGCGTCAGCGTTTTTCTCTTCGTTGGGAGTCATCCACGTATCTTCTTGAACTATTTAAGTCCCTTCCTGATTGCCGGCGGTCACTCAGCTTGTTTTGTGACTTTCTTACGGCTAGGACCTGCAGCTAAAAGACAGGTAcgtgtttggtttttaaaatctgttttacaacttttttttttcttgatcaaACTCAGATTCTAATAGCTGGTATAGAAAGACTTTGGCAAAGAGTGAGCAAGTTTCTATCAGTAAATGTGATTTGTTCAGGgtttattttgcagattttatttatgaatttgatttaacctttaattatccaggcaggacagattgAAAACAGCTTTCTCATTTTTAACTATAGGCTGGTAAAAAGACAAGACCTTtagaggaaggaaggaaagaagctacaagaaatagagaaaaaaactaatctgAAATTATAAAACCCTAAAATGATTGTCCTGACTGCAGCATCtgtcatccatacatccataGATCATGGGGGACTGGTCGTATCTGTCTCGGCTGCTGGACAAAGTTCAGTCTCACTCCACGGTGGTGGGGAAGATCTGGATGAGCGTTCTCTTCCTCTTCCGGATCTTCGTCCTGGGTGCTGCTGCAGACGACGTGTGGGACGACGAAGCCTCAGAATTTTCTTGCGACATTCATGAACCTGGATGTGAGTATGCCTGCTACAATCAGAGGTTTCCCATTTCCCACGTGCGCTACTGGGTCCTCCAGATCGTCTTCGTGTCGGCGCCCACCCTGGTGTACCTGGGCCATGCTGTGTTCATCGTCCACAGAGAGAAGAAGATGATGGAGAATGGGGGTATCCTAAAGGGGTCAAGGTACACGGATGATCGAGGGAAATTGAGAATAAAGGGCATCCTGTTCTGCACCTACATGACCCAGCTGATCTTCAAGATCCTCCTGGAAGTGGGTTTCACTGTGGGTCAACTCTACATCTACGACTCACAAATCATTTCCCTCCATATCCCCTGTAAACTTGAGCCTTGCTCCCGTCAGACCGGCGCCGAGTGTTACATCTCCCGCCCCACAGAGAAGaccttcttcatcttcttcatgtTTGGAGTTACGGGCCTCTCCGTGCTCCTCAACATCATTGAGATCATCTacctgctgtgcagcagaaggaGAATGGCCGCTAAACGGACTCTGAGGCAGCAGGAGGCGCTCAGCTCACAGATATACTCGGTCAGCCCCACCCTGAACTCAGCGGGTGGCCTGTATGCTGGTTTGCAGACACCATCTCCCCACTTTCTGTCAGGGAAGGAGGACGAAGGAGAGGACTTCAGCAGCAAGGAGAAGGAGAACTGATGCAGTAACGTGAATAAAAACTTTGGAATGATTGTTGGTCTGTTTCCCTCAGAGGTgtcattaaagaaaatgtttttttgatgtttttatcatgCAATTATAATGCTGGAGCACAAATATATGGAAAATTGAGGTCAAACTtaagtttctgagtatttcttcattgaaattgttgtaaatcaggagcagaagaaacaTTGCCATTTGAAAATCATTGTAGTTGTTACCTCCATTGTAATGGATAGACAACTAGACAACTGAACTGGTTTCTGGGTCAAATcttacagctggatagctccaatattgctcagcctttttgttgcaccggtaatgttaagttggggttgtggGGGGTGTGAGCTAGCAGGGGaaggtgtaaacagagagctttcagcaatggggaggggaggTATTCCACGCTGAAACTCAGAGGAATATTTCtgatgccgctctgcagaaactaagtcttagaaaacaacataggatttttatttaggaaaaaaatggcataatcataatttaaagaccactgaaaaaataaagtctctACAATGTTAACTTgacttcaaaaactttaaatcaaactttttttttttttaatttcctgtcaattaaaaaaacagaaggcatttaagaaacttttttgagaaaatgtattaattattgacaaaaaacaaatgattttatattGACAAAAAGGTATAGATTTTGCAGGTGTAGATTTCtcattttaagtatttaatttaacagtgactatatatatatatatatatttttaagtgtaCACAAAATGCTTATTCAAAACCACGGTCCTCCAGAATgtacagattttatatgcaaagcaaaaatttggtaaaaagtttgaacttttatgagttaaaagcacatattatcttgtgctgcacaacattggttactagctgtccagaactgcactgagatgatcctgtttggtcttttattttcaaaataagttatTGGAGCTTTTGTCAAGtgtaaacaatttttttttaaatcacaatttgAGAGATgctggtttatttttatatttttgcttttgttcatgacaaaaaagtagacataattcatatttattaaaaaaaaaagaaggtcatgaatgcaaattcaaatttcttaaaggcttaaGTTAatctatgcggctccttctaggtttgatcagtagaaaatggctcttttactgttaaaggttgctgaccccaaTGCAAAACCAATATTATACAACTATCATGTCAGTGGGTGTTAATGAACATAGAAGAACCAGGTTGGACCGGGTCGCAGGAGCAGCATTCTAACCAgatttccctctccccggtcactccAGTCCAGAAGAGAGATCGCAGTTTGTTCCTCGGTGCTCAAATTTTAACACGGTATTCGTCACTTCTGCCACTAGGCAGCGCTAGTGACTAAAGCAAATGTAACATCACTCTGTGTACCATGAACCCTCAGAGGGACCATTCAGAGAGAAACTGCAAGTAAATATCACCACATGATCATATGATCAGGAACCTTTTAACAAACAGTTCTGTTCTTCAGAACCTGAAGGTTCATCTGGAAGATGTTTTCCTGCTCATCATTGTAGATTctttagtttaagaaaaacaataaaaaataaaattgatcatgattgtaatgaataataataaataataacaaataatttaagattgtTACAATTAGAATTGGCCCAAACGGGAAAAATTAGACTAATATCaagattttcttatttatatacactgcatttttttactgtacagATGAAAAACAATATCTTGTTGTTTACACATGCATCATTGACAATGAaggttttacataaaaaatgtactgttttttattaaaggcGGTGTTCTCTCGTAAAAGGAAGAATTTTGAGCAGAagaatacttattttttaagttctttcgTTTGTGACTTGTAAGCAACCctccttttttaatcaatggaaaagtaaaatgtatatttaatatGTTAAAATTCTTCTTCATAAATCCCTGGATTTGATTCATTCTctcaaaagataaataaatattgtgtttttttaaactctacGCGGATTTAGAGTTAGTCAATGAGCCcaaataaataagtatttttttccatttaattttaataaatcaatgaaTATAGCCcacaattatcttttttttccttaaaaaaatggcGCAACATTTTTACATGACACTAGCAATTGCTATAGTATTACTCCAGCTAAGtagatgtttaaatttaagaaatataGCATAAATGTTTTGACTTATTGGTGAGTCTTTTTTATCAGAACTTCCtatgaaattgttatttttttatgttctgaaaaatagtttacatgttttatcactgcaaaaaaaaataataataaataaaatagcagagcgatatttcaaaattactgaataaaaattaagaaaagttaaaaacaaacctCCCACCTGTGTTCTGATTCCGTCCCTAAAAAGTCTAGTTCCGGCCCTGGTCCTTCCATCCTTCTAGGTGAGCCGCTGCGCGTGCAACCCCCCCGCGCGCGCGCTCTCGCGCCTCCCCCCTTGAGTCTTGACGTGGATGTGGTCACGTGACTGGACCTCCTCTTATAGAGTAACTTTGACAGTTTGGTTCAGTTCGGCTGCGGGTCCGGTGCGCGAGTCCAACTCCTCCAGACGGGACTGAGACACGGCGGACACGGTCTGTCCGAACCTCCAGGTGAGTTCTGCCCCAGAACCTGGCAACTTTTGCTTCTTTCTTACTCCAACACCTTCACCAGTTGAGGAGCTTCTTGAGGACCAGATGAAGGACACTTTCTCCTCTGAGTGTGGGCTCAGGTGAGCGGTTCTGGACGGGTTTCTCTGAAGTGGATCTGGGTTGTGTGGTGGAGAGGAGCCTTGGGGACCTTCTCGGAGCTCTGCAGGGCTTTGTGCTGCTTTCTCTGAACTCATTCATGCAGAAAGTGGCGGGACATTGTGTCTCTAACAGTCAGCGACTGTTCTTCTCCTGGGCTCCTGAGGAGTTGGACCTCCAGATAAGTGGGAGCACATGCAGAGAATTGAGCCAGCCTGCAGCTTCCTGCTCATCCACAAAGGtctttcttgtgagggccacttTGAGAAGCTTTTCATGTGTCACATgttggggatttttttcttttttgacctgATGTTTCCATAAGGTCAGTAAAGTCTGCAgaagtttgtttgatttacagctGGTGTTTTACAATCTTATAAATGACGCTCTGATCTGAGGGACCTCGTGCACTTCTGTCTGACAGTCAAAACTCTTTGAAGGACCTGTTGTTGTATCAGTCACATGAAAATACAACATTCTGCCTCTTGTTTCTGCATCTGCGAGGCAGCAGGTTTTCTCCTGAGCTCTTGTTGCCCCGAGTGAACCCTGTCACAGCACAACGGCTCAGGCGCTTGCCTCCTTGTGTTAGTTCTCTGCATCTTTTTAGGCCTCTTGAAATCATGTATGTTTTACTTTCAAGtctaaattaaggtaattttggagctaaTGTCAAAACGTCTTCATGACAGGTTCTAAAGATCTTTAAGGAACCCATCAGAACCCTCAGGTATTTGTTGATCTGTGGCTCCACCATTGATATTTCTTGAGTTTTGTAGTCCAGACTGCCTGATTTTATGAGTCGCCTTGATTTCTGCTCAAAGAGtctaaaagaaaacaaggagACGCACCCGAATGTGCATCCACAGCCCCTTTGAGTCCGAGCCAGTCCGGATTTAAAGTGCAGCTCTtaaggaaaagaacaaaaatgtgctCTTTGTCCCCGGCTCCAGTAATTGGATTAGCTTGTTGCGTCATTAAACATTTCGTTTAGTCTCCTTAAGTTCTGCTCAATTACATAATccttccaaaacaaacaaaaaaacctgaagtTCTTTCATTGGAATCAAACGTTTTCATCAAATGTGAAAGATCTCaaccaaaaaaatctactttttatgGAATCTTAACATCAGAATTATGTCTACTAGAAAAGTAGGTCTGAAAATGAGCAAATCagaaatctaaaatataaaaactgctTAGATTTCAACattatttaatgcaaaaactAGAAGTTGTAACAAACTGGGAGAACAGTGAGTGGAAATGTGAATTGAAGCCACAAATTTTCCGTCAGAAGTAATAACTCTCAGTTATGCTTCCTGTAAGATGGTATCACTCTCCCTTTGCTTTTATCCAACGTCTGGCTGCTTCTGAGCCAACACTAAAAGTTTGTTTGACTCCATGACATCGTCAgctcaatttttctttttcttcttcttccaccaGCTAACACTCCCCAACGATGGGTGATTGGAGTGCTCTGGGTCGCCTGCTGGAC contains:
- the LOC112158108 gene encoding gap junction Cx32.2 protein, whose amino-acid sequence is MRILRNRRVSVFLFVGSHPRIFLNYLSPFLIAGGHSACFVTFLRLGPAAKRQIMGDWSYLSRLLDKVQSHSTVVGKIWMSVLFLFRIFVLGAAADDVWDDEASEFSCDIHEPGCEYACYNQRFPISHVRYWVLQIVFVSAPTLVYLGHAVFIVHREKKMMENGGILKGSRYTDDRGKLRIKGILFCTYMTQLIFKILLEVGFTVGQLYIYDSQIISLHIPCKLEPCSRQTGAECYISRPTEKTFFIFFMFGVTGLSVLLNIIEIIYLLCSRRRMAAKRTLRQQEALSSQIYSVSPTLNSAGGLYAGLQTPSPHFLSGKEDEGEDFSSKEKEN